DNA from Tripterygium wilfordii isolate XIE 37 chromosome 15, ASM1340144v1, whole genome shotgun sequence:
ATGTTCAATTAAaagatataaataaataaaaaagttcCCTTACCCTCAGTCATAACAAACTGAGTACCAGACACATGAGATGCCTCAACATCACCTTTGCAGAACCTATTTACACCAGCCTTGTTAGAAGAATCTATAGTTTCTTTAGCATCAGTCAAGGAAATCTGCTTCTCCTTGGCCTGTTTCTCCTCTGCTAAACTAACATCATTAATGCCTGAATGAATAATAAAAACTATGTATTAGAATAAACCCAAAGAATTCACTAGAATACAGTCCAAGAAGATGCCACCCAACATACCTGTACTATTATCATTTAACATTGTATACTTGTCTCTAACTGATTCACCAAAAACCCCACTGCTTGTAATTTTTCCCGACCATATCTTTCCAAGGACAGACTGCAAAAGGCAAATACTCCAATTTCAAGAAATGTCGAttacaagttatgttaaaaaatatCCTCTCAGGCTCGCACATTAAGTATCATTCACATACCTCTTCTTCTATATTGGGAACAACAAAAGCCAATGGCTTAACAGGGTCTACTTGAGTTGCTGGCAATAAATGATCCATCCCTTCAGGTATGGCAGTAAAATTTGGAGCAGACTTCTGATTACGGTAGATATCAAGAAGTTTTCCCCTTGGATAGCAGTACTTGCCATTCTTAACCGAAAGAAGAGACCCTATACCAGGAGCACAGGGAGGCATGCCAATTTGCAAGCTCCCATTACCAGTAGCCCTTCCTCGTCCAGGAGCAAAACGTGTATTAGAGCCCTCCACTCGTCCTCTCTCCAAGCCAAAACCTGGCGCAGTACGATATGCAGCAGAGCCAACCGCATGAACTTCCATAAGATGGCGTGGCCTCCACTTGTCACGAGAGTCATTGTCACGTTCAGAAGCCACCCGGTTGTTGCcgacaatgttttgtttgtcATTGTCTTCCTTTTCCGCATCTGTCCTCTTCTCATTTCGAAtatccttctctttttcttctgggCCCCACCTTGATGACCACTTGCTGTCTCGCCGGGAGTCATGGTCAGAATTACGGTTAGCAACGTCATGCCAACGATCTGAAGACATGACTCTGCTCTCAGAGTTATACCTAGCTGACATGGCATCAACACGGTGATCATCTTTTTTGCGATTTCTACCAAGCGGGAccgtttctctctcttcctcacgCCAGCGGCGACCGCTGTCAACCTCAGCAGAAGCCCTCCGCCAGTCTTTCTTTTCCTGAGATCCATCTAAATGCCAGCTTTCTTTCAAGTTGGGGTCAGCAAGGTTTCCATGTGCTAAAGTGTTTGGTGAACGTGTGTCCTGCATTATCATGAAAGAATTAGAAGAGACATGTCAAACACGCAATAAGGAGAAAAGGTATACTTGTTTAACATTAGCCCAGGGGATTTATACTTAATTAAGTAAAGATTCTACTCCAATGCAAAAATAAGGATAAGGTATATGGAAGTTAGAGATATATGTGCATCGTGCTCCTACCATCAGCTATTACAAAGGAAATAGTTAAAAAGATACCCCCCCCTCTCCAACACCCACACACCCCAccccaaaaaaaaggaaataaacattttttaagttttaacagcAATAAACCGTTTACCATAGGAATTTGCATAAATAAGAGAGACACAGGCTTAGAGCATACCAATAGAAATTTGTTCATAGCAAGCCTGAAAATGTGTctatagagtttttttttttttttaaatccaatCTGGTCCTCATTACCAGTATAGTCAAATAAATAGTATATTAACAAGACGTGAATCAAAATGAAAGAGTTGAGGAGAAACATACCCCTGTTGTTCCACTACCTAACATCTTAGAATCCATTGGCTTAGCATAAAGCCATTGTGGAGAAAGAGGAATGCTGCTCTCTGAAGTCACTCGATCTGCAATTACAGCCATCATAAAGCAACAATGCAGTAATTAACTGCTTGATCCATAACgaaaaatgtaaataaaaaaaagagtctaGGAGTGTACATTATCAAAGGAGCCAAGAGAACTAATATAAAGGCCAGTGGCCTGTGTTCCAACAAAACCAAGTTAAGATACAAACAAACTACCTTTAGCCTCATCAAGCAATCCCATAAGATCCTTGTCCTCGCCATTTCCTACCCAGGCTTCACCTAGTGGAACGGATTTAGCAAACAATAAATATAAACTTTAGCTGCCCCCATTAATTACAATGTGGAAAATAAGCTCAATTGATACAAAAGACAATAGTGTCATGAAGGCCTGACTGCCCCCATTAATTACAATGCGGAAAATAAGCTCAATTGATACAAAAGACAATAGTGTCATGAAGGCCTGAACTAACAATGCAAATACCTACATCACCTCACTAAAATATAGCAATTCCAATTAGCTTAAATAACACAAATTCACACTCTATCTTCCAAAATCcacaaaataaaaggaaaaataaacagTACGCCAAAAGTATGAGCAGATAAAACCATAAGATGGGAGCCgaacaaagaacactaaaaaaaaagaatgtttAGAGGGAAGAATAAGTTCCTTCCATAAACCCTGCAAAACCTAACGAGTACGACCACAGGCACAACAAACAATAAAACAGATGATCGGTCCTGGAAAAGCAAACATACGTACGTATTATTATCATATGTACATTAACATAGGACGGCTTAATCACGAGAGATCACAGATCCATCGGATataatcacatcagcaaaacatattAATGAGCAAAATGAATTCAAATGATACAAATGCAATTTAACAAGAGACGGAAGACAAATTAGGGGAGACTAAAGAAAAGTAACAACCAATACCTTTAACGGAGAAGCGCTCATCAGGAGACTTGGAGGAGAAGAGATCTTCGGGAAGATTGAGCTTTCCGTCAGCCATCGCCGTCAAGCACAACAAAAATTGCACGGTTATGAAAACCAGAAATCCAAgatcacagagagagagagagagagagagagagagagaagtagatAGCGATAGCTTGGAAAGAGACCGACAGTGGGAGCGAGAGAGATATATGGGCTTCTAGGGTTCGAGAGAATTGCAGAGGCAAAGGAGGGGCAAAAGAATGAAGGTGAGGTTTTGTGTGTCTTACTTTGATGAGAAACAAACAACCCAACCAAAGGCAgctagttttcttttttctttttttgtcctcTCGTCTGCAGTGCAGGATTACCGTAAAAGAAGCAATAAATATTATCAGCTTTACGTTTTATTTATACATTAGtagtaataattaattaactatCTCCTAAAATACTTTTTACTTATTCTATTGCGACCTGCAGTTTGCAAAGATATTTTTGGTTCACAGGAGTGTAGAAACTGGAAAaagctgtttttcttttttttttatctaaaagATTGAATTTAAGATAATATCAAACAGGCATTATGGTTCCTTGTCGAGAAAGTTGATAATTGGCCTTTCAATAGAGACAAATAATCTTAAGAACGagaatggaataaaaaaaaagtccaaTTAGATTATTAAAGAGGGGAAACTAAAATCTAACGATGAAAGTGGGCCTGGCCGTCCGCGGGCGGCTCACAGGCGGCCCGTTTGAGGCCCGGCCCAAACTCGGCTTGAAACACAAAAGAGCCGAGCTCGGGCCTATTTTGAAGCCCGCTTGGTTAAACGGGCCGAGCTTGGGCAACTCTTCCTTCTAGTTGCCTCTACAGTTCTAACTTCTACCATTTCTAATCCCTAAATCCAAtctagagagagggagagagccaGTGCCATCGTGCGTGCTTGGTGTCATCAATCACGATCGACAACCGTAATGCGACGCGATGAAGCTCAAAAACTCTCCGAGAGATGATATGGCTAAGCATAGAAGGTTTTATCTCTCTCCTCATCTTCTTGTTCGGGTGGAGGCAACTCTCTTCCACTTGGGCCTCTCCAGTGGTGGTGAATCTGCATGATAAGTTCTTACTAGCTAGCAAGTGGATTGAATTTATGTTGTTGATGTATCATTGTAATGCTAATGCTTGATGTATATTGGGGATTGAATTTATCTTGTGGTATTGCCTCTGACATAACATGAGAATTGAATATCAGAGATTGGAAGGAATTTAGGATTTTAAGGCTTTTTTATTGGTTAACGTTAATGTTACAAAAGGGTCGGGCTCAACGGGCCGAGCCTAGGGTCTGTAAGACTTAAACGAGCCGAGCCCGAGCTCCTGTTTGTTAGGCCCTATAGGGCTCGGGCCTCCTAAAAAGAGAAAGGGCCCCAGCTCGAGCCTGCCAAAGCCCGGCTCAGCCCGGTCCTATTTCATCCCTACTAAAATGCATGGAAGGAAGTAGGAAATAGGCAATTTAATAAGCTGATCCAAATCTTAGGGTTCAGTTAAGCCCAAACCAGCTTTAAATATGATAGCCAGTGTACGATATAACTATTATTAACTCTTTACTAAGTAAGATTCAAtgttcataaataaataaataaaaaaagaagaaaaaagaaaagggcaaTCTGGTAAGGAGAAAACAAGTCCCAACATCAAAGTGAGAAACAAACATGTAAAGGATCAACATCAAAGTGACAATCGGAAATGCGACTAAAGTCCCGACAAGCTGCAATATTATCTATTGCACCCAACTCAAAATTTACTTCTGGGAAAATTCTGAGATTAATAAGAGCACATTGACAAAAATTTTAGAGGAACGAAGTCAATTTTCAAGAGAAAACCAAACATGTAATACTGTCTCCTAAGTCATTCTCTGAGCAGCTTCCTTAGCAAGGACCCTTTCTTTGGCCTTGCTCTTCGCCTGCGATTTGGAACCCATGATTCCACCTCCCCACTTTTTCCTGTACTCGTCATACTTATCATTGAAGTTGGCCTGTAGCGCAAGAGAAACATCCCAAACCAaattaaagatgccaacagaaaCAAACCACAAGCATCATGTAAAGatcaataaaaattcaattataCTCCACCTTAATGGCCTCTAAGATCCTGCTGAACTCCAGTTTATCTTCATTCTTGACTGTGGTCAAGCACAAGACGGATGCAGTTTTTTTGTGGACAATCTGTCAGAAAGCCGGCCATTTAAATTACAGCATCAATACATGGATCAGCTTTGTTgtaaaagtaaagaaaattaaGGTTCCAATCACAATTACCGATCCCAAGCGAGATTTTCCCTTGACAATGCAATAAGGGATTTCCATCTTCCTGCACAAAGCTGGTAGCCACACAACCAACTCTATTGGATCCACATCATGAGCAATAACAACCAACTGTGCTTTGCTCTGCAAGGAAAATGCGATTGTCAAACACTACGCCAATAAGAATTTCAATAGCGAAGAAGAATGTTGCAAAACACACACGACCAATGCATAGTGAAACACTACCTGCTCAACAAGGTAGGTCACATGGTTGAGACCATATTTCACGACAATCGGCTTCTTAGTCTCAGCAGACTTACCTTCAGCCTCTGCTTGAGCTTTTTTCAAAAGACGCTCCTTCTTTGATGTTTTGTCCTCTGGTCTGTACTTGAGCAACATCTTAAACAGATTTGATGCTGCATATGAATTTTTAGAAAACGACTTTAAACCAATGGGTTACTAAGAATCACAGAGAAAGCTAGATTATAGTGCAAACACAAACAAGCAAGAATAGTGCACCAAATGAATGCCACAACTAGCTATGCACCATATTGTGTGACAACTGACATAAATTCATAACCACCCCAAAAAGCTCTGCACAGGTTGCTATATAGCATGAAAGTTGCATCCTCCAGGTCTTGTACGTTTAATAAATGACAGTCATATCAATTGGATATTCAATAATCACCACAATTGtataaacaagtaaatgaaAAGAACAAATGATCTAATGTGCTGATCATTTGACGAATAAGAGAATACCAAATGATTAGCATGTGTCCCAGACTACCAGTACGACCCTAACCGTCCAATTGCATTTAAAAATATAGTCATCATGTGTTCACATAACTCAATATTATAGATGTGTTAACCTCAGAGCATAGCAATAACCATTACAAAGCATAAGAATATCAGTCAGTATCTATAACCAATCTTAACTAGGTTGCTGCATTAAAATAAGGTGTaaaaaattgaatcaaataaaatttcaacGAAACTGTAGCTCAAGCCAAACTACCATCACtttaattcaaataaaaatgaaCAATCAAGTTAAGTATGATTACCAAGGTTCTTGTCGAGGGTCTTGGTGAACTGGTTCAACGCAGGAGGAACCTTCAACCTCATCTTGAGGATCCTTTTTCTCCTCTGAATCTGGACCACCTTCGGCCATTTCACGAACCGAGTAAGTTCCCTTTTCGGGGGCAACGCACCTCCAATACCAAACTGCTTGGGTCGCTTCTCGAACAAAGGATTCGCCACCGTCTCCTGCATAGCAACACAAACAAATACagcaacaataaaaaaaaaatgaataaaacatCTCAAAATGTCGCGATCCATATCAACATACACATTCGGTACCTGTTTCTTCTTCGCCGCCGACGGCGCCTTTACACCTCGCTTTGGAGCCTATACAAAGAATAACCATGTTAAACTAACGACTAGGACACTAAACAGCCACCAGGTCTAAAATATAGAGACAGTGTTTAGCaaagaagagaggaaaataCAGATCTGGCTCACCATTTTTGTAATTGCAGTTCACCCTCCTCCGTTCTACTGTGTAGCCTACTATCAGTGTGGCGACGCGAAGAACCCTAATTTGTTTGTCTTATATAGGTTCGATGCTTAAGCGTCGGAGCGGCGTCGTTTACGGAAAGCAAGAGGCAAGAATTGGGCCGCGCCCGAGTAATAAAAAGTGAGATGAATTGGGCCTATTGACCctgttgggttgggttgggtttaaGGGGACTATTTAGGCTTGGGGCCTAGGGCATTTCATGAACATATTTTTTCCTCCTCAATTCTGGGTATTTGAATTGTTATCTTTGCTCAAGTACCTTCAGATTTTATGAACATATTTTCACATCATTATTGAACATGTGTTATTTAGGGGTGGCCAAAAAAATTGATTCCGGATGGAACAATatgtgtttacaaaatatttatatgtccagaCCCTAATCTATGTTGGATTTttgacgtacttaattgatcaaacccggaTTTGTTTAAATATGGACAAGTAAATTcgacaataacctaattcgggTTCTGACAAGTAAATTGAATAGTatttttatgtttgaacttggacCTGATTTGGACAAAATTTGTGTGTTTTGACTcgaatttcggacatataacttatgttcaaacttagtttaattcggatcggacaaattcgatcatccggaTAGAACagatttttgccacccctatgtTTATTCTCCCTTTGTATAAAATTATACATGTTTTATTACTTATATATGTTTGATTAATACATTGACACTTTCACTTACCCAATTACCATGAGCAATTACagacaataaattttaaaaaaaacacactatgAACAATGTTGTTTTTGCCATAAACGCATCCATTATGATACCATCTATATTCACAATCGCGTATTATCATAGCATTATCAAAACTATATAACTTCATAATCTCATATACGGATTAGTAACCAAAATACTTGTACTCCTTAGGCAAAGCATTTACGATTATAATTATCACTGATATTAGGGTTGTAAGTACATACAGATTTGGGAAATTGATTTTGATCGAGATCTACAATAGctaatttgtgtttgtttggatGTTTAATAAACAAGTTAAAACAAAAACTCAGATATACTCGTTTTATTAAACGAGCATGAGCTTTAACAGTAAATGAGTTTGGCTCgtttacaatttgaaaatatTAAGTCAATGATAGGGTTGTAATAGAACCAACCGATATAATCGATAACCGAATGAATCGATGGATTATTTTGAGACATTCAACCGATTTAAAATGTCAAGGAGTGGTTACTATTATGCCACAAACTCCTTGTTTTTATTCAAACTTAAcaaattcaatttcaatttgtCTTAACAAATTGTCATAAATCTTGTCCGAGGCAGGGAATGGAGAAGATCTAGGAGGTGGAGGTGATCACGATGAAGTTGGCGATGAGgatgatgacgacgacgacTGTGGAGTTGGAGTAGAAGATGGAGAGGATGATGACGACAATAACTAGTAGCTGGCCCTGGCCCGACCTTTGGGTACTAAGCGAGCTGAGCCTTATATGGTGAGAAGCAGACCGGCCCGTGGATCTCAATCAAGAGGCCCATGAATCTATCGGGCTGGGCCGGAATGGTCCATTTTAAATCtagtcaagactcaagagttAAGACAGCAATGACAAATGGCCCATAAGGTTTTCCGGTCCATTTAGCGCGGCAACGTCGTCGTATGCTTCAATCGAGTTGGGTCTTCAATGTGACCAACGACCTTCTTGCCTTCCCCTCATCGTCAGTTCGCAGCGAAAGCAGTGATTATTGATTAAGCAGCAGTCATAAGCTCATCAGCAGAAGCCGTATCACAACATGGACAATAGAAATGTCGTCGTCTGCGACAATGGCACCGGCGTAGATGCTCCATCCATGTTTCTCTATTTTGTTGCTATTTACATTTCTGATCGTTGCTCTCTTGATGCTTTTAATTCATCAATGTATAAtgagttgtttttcttttggatctGCTCAATTATCATCAAATCAACCATGGCGCCTTCTCAATGATTTCTAATCACGGCGTTGATTAAGTTTTTAGAGTACGATGAGCTTCGTACATTGTACTTTCATAAGCAATTGATTGCATTTATGTAGTGTTGATCGGAATTTTTGATGGAAATTTTCAGCTTCAGATATTAAAATTTTGTATGATTTATGTCGTTATTTGTCCCGTCTTTCGTTTATTTGTTTTATCTAAAACTATGAATTATATGGAAATGCAGTATGTGAAGTGTGGATTTGCTGGGGAGAATTTCCCCACCTCAGT
Protein-coding regions in this window:
- the LOC120016248 gene encoding 60S ribosomal protein L7a-2-like, which codes for MAPKRGVKAPSAAKKKQETVANPLFEKRPKQFGIGGALPPKRELTRFVKWPKVVQIQRRKRILKMRLKVPPALNQFTKTLDKNLASNLFKMLLKYRPEDKTSKKERLLKKAQAEAEGKSAETKKPIVVKYGLNHVTYLVEQSKAQLVVIAHDVDPIELVVWLPALCRKMEIPYCIVKGKSRLGSIVHKKTASVLCLTTVKNEDKLEFSRILEAIKANFNDKYDEYRKKWGGGIMGSKSQAKSKAKERVLAKEAAQRMT